Proteins encoded together in one Methanobacterium sp. window:
- a CDS encoding histidine phosphatase family protein, translating to MKLYFIRHGDKESTSAINKIIGHTDPSLTRQGFEQAETLVEYFKNEKVDYIYASEYLRVKQTAKPLARDKGIAVKIDKRLNEIDNGIVETMSDKDIEEQYPEFWKDFYEHKHDCRFPGGETGEEVKARQNNLLEEIKGRDGTYVLFCHEGYIRILMCNLLGMPVYHRYKFKYDYCGITEVILEDGEWKVKRFNQIVK from the coding sequence ATGAAGTTATACTTTATACGACATGGCGATAAAGAAAGCACATCAGCAATAAATAAAATCATAGGCCATACTGATCCATCACTTACTAGGCAAGGTTTTGAGCAAGCTGAAACATTAGTTGAATATTTCAAAAATGAAAAAGTGGACTATATCTATGCTAGTGAATACTTGCGAGTAAAGCAGACGGCAAAACCATTAGCAAGAGATAAAGGTATTGCTGTAAAGATAGATAAGAGACTCAATGAGATTGATAATGGAATCGTTGAGACTATGTCTGATAAAGACATAGAAGAGCAGTATCCAGAGTTTTGGAAAGACTTCTACGAGCATAAGCATGACTGTCGGTTCCCTGGCGGCGAAACGGGGGAAGAAGTAAAAGCAAGACAAAATAACTTATTGGAAGAGATAAAGGGAAGAGATGGAACGTATGTTTTATTCTGTCATGAGGGCTATATACGAATATTGATGTGTAATCTACTAGGAATGCCAGTGTATCATCGGTACAAGTTCAAGTATGATTATTGTGGGATAACAGAAGTGATACTTGAGGATGGGGAATGGAAAGTAAAACGGTTCAATCAAATAGTAAAGTAG